A window of the Oscillospiraceae bacterium NTUH-002-81 genome harbors these coding sequences:
- a CDS encoding electron transport complex subunit E, whose protein sequence is MNKYIERVYNGIIKENPTFVIMLGMCPTLAVTTSAINGVGMGLTTTVVLILCNMLIAALRNFIPDKVRIPGFIVVIASFVTLTQLLLSAFLPALNDALGLYIPLIVVNCIIMGRAEAYACKNPVMLSMFDGIGMGLGFTVALTIIGAIRELIGAGQLFGIQVLPESVYEPITIFILAPGAFLVLAFLVAAQNKINLNNAKKAKAAKEAAAKAE, encoded by the coding sequence ATGAATAAGTATATTGAACGTGTTTATAATGGTATCATCAAAGAGAACCCCACCTTTGTGATCATGCTTGGTATGTGTCCGACACTGGCTGTTACGACATCTGCCATCAACGGCGTAGGTATGGGCCTGACCACAACAGTGGTATTGATTTTATGTAATATGCTGATTGCAGCACTGCGTAACTTCATTCCGGATAAAGTACGTATCCCGGGATTTATCGTAGTTATCGCATCTTTCGTAACACTGACACAGCTTTTGCTGTCCGCATTCCTTCCGGCTCTGAACGACGCACTGGGCTTATATATCCCGCTGATCGTTGTAAACTGTATTATCATGGGCCGTGCAGAGGCATATGCCTGCAAGAATCCGGTTATGCTGTCCATGTTTGACGGCATCGGCATGGGACTTGGATTTACCGTTGCTCTGACCATCATCGGCGCTATCCGTGAGCTGATCGGTGCAGGCCAGCTGTTCGGCATCCAGGTACTTCCTGAATCTGTATATGAGCCGATCACCATCTTCATCCTGGCTCCGGGAGCATTCCTTGTACTGGCATTCCTTGTGGCTGCTCAGAACAAGATCAATCTCAATAATGCAAAGAAAGCAAAGGCTGCTAAGGAAGCCGCTGCGAAAGCAGAGTAG
- a CDS encoding RnfABCDGE type electron transport complex subunit G, translating to MKKNTIAKDTVRITLITLVAGFALGLVNEITKEPIAQQEAKAKAEACKAVFADADDFAAIEDLSGAADALESAGLTGKADVNEAYEAKKGGETVGYVITVTDHEGYGGDIQFSVGVSTDDTLTGISILSIGETAGLGMKAKNADFQEQFVGLPATGNLEYTKTGEEGKIDALSGATVTTNAMTNGTNAAIAFYNSMK from the coding sequence ATGAAGAAGAATACGATTGCGAAAGATACTGTACGTATTACCCTTATTACTCTCGTTGCCGGTTTCGCATTAGGTCTCGTCAACGAGATCACCAAAGAGCCTATTGCCCAGCAGGAAGCGAAAGCAAAAGCTGAGGCCTGCAAGGCTGTATTTGCCGATGCGGATGATTTCGCAGCCATCGAGGATCTGTCCGGTGCAGCTGATGCACTGGAGAGCGCAGGTCTGACTGGCAAGGCAGATGTCAATGAGGCATATGAGGCAAAGAAGGGCGGAGAGACAGTGGGTTATGTCATCACTGTTACCGACCATGAAGGATACGGCGGAGACATTCAGTTCTCTGTTGGTGTATCCACAGACGACACTCTGACAGGTATTTCTATCCTTTCCATCGGTGAGACAGCAGGTCTTGGTATGAAAGCCAAGAATGCAGACTTCCAGGAGCAGTTCGTTGGCCTTCCGGCTACCGGCAATCTGGAGTACACAAAGACCGGTGAAGAGGGCAAGATCGATGCCCTGAGTGGTGCAACCGTTACGACCAACGCCATGACAAATGGTACAAATGCGGCAATCGCATTTTATAACAGTATGAAATAG
- a CDS encoding RnfABCDGE type electron transport complex subunit D has protein sequence MSGLLNVSSSPHVRSKDTTEKIMRYVFIALMPASIFGIYNFGINALIVIAVTVAASVLTEYLYEKAMHKPNTISDWSAAVTGLLLALNLPCPYGTENVIRMCLLGILGSVFAIIIVKQLFGGLGQNFMNPALGARCFLLISFTGRMTSFTYDGITGATPLALLKAGESVNVLDMVIGRIPGTIGETSVIAIVIGAIFLIWMDVIDLRIPGTYIVTFAIFALLFGGHGFDLNYVCAELAGGGLMLGAFFMATDYVTSPITKKGQIVYGIILGCLTGLFRIFGGSAEGVSYAIIFSNLLVPLIERLTIPKAFGKGGEK, from the coding sequence GTGAGTGGATTATTGAATGTATCATCCTCACCACACGTTCGTTCCAAAGATACGACAGAAAAGATCATGCGGTATGTTTTCATTGCCCTGATGCCTGCGAGTATTTTTGGTATTTATAATTTTGGAATCAACGCGTTAATCGTTATTGCTGTTACAGTGGCTGCCAGTGTACTGACAGAGTACCTGTACGAGAAAGCAATGCACAAGCCGAATACGATCAGCGACTGGTCAGCTGCCGTAACCGGTCTTCTGCTTGCACTGAACCTTCCCTGTCCTTATGGAACAGAGAATGTGATCCGTATGTGCCTGCTCGGCATCCTCGGCAGTGTTTTCGCTATCATCATTGTAAAACAGCTGTTTGGCGGACTTGGACAGAACTTCATGAACCCGGCTCTGGGTGCAAGATGCTTCCTGCTCATTTCCTTCACCGGAAGAATGACTTCCTTCACCTATGATGGAATCACCGGTGCTACACCGCTGGCTCTTCTGAAAGCAGGAGAGAGCGTGAACGTTCTTGACATGGTCATTGGTCGGATCCCCGGAACCATCGGTGAGACTTCCGTGATCGCCATCGTGATCGGTGCGATTTTCCTGATCTGGATGGATGTCATTGATCTTCGGATCCCCGGTACATATATTGTTACCTTCGCTATTTTTGCACTGCTGTTCGGCGGACACGGATTTGATCTCAACTACGTGTGTGCAGAGCTGGCAGGCGGCGGACTGATGCTCGGTGCATTCTTTATGGCTACCGACTATGTGACAAGCCCCATTACCAAGAAGGGACAGATCGTTTACGGTATCATCCTCGGATGTCTGACCGGCCTGTTCCGTATCTTCGGCGGTTCCGCAGAGGGTGTTTCCTATGCGATCATCTTCTCCAACCTTCTTGTTCCGCTGATCGAGAGACTGACCATTCCGAAAGCATTCGGTAAAGGAGGCGAGAAATAA
- the rsxC gene encoding electron transport complex subunit RsxC, with the protein MALLTFKGGVHPYDGKDLSKDKPILEVQPKGNLVYPLSQHIGAPAKPIVAVGDRVLVNQKIAEAGGFVSAPVYASVSGTVKAIEPKLVSTGSMVNSIIVENDGQYEEAEGLPVKPLEEMTREEKINIIKEAGIVGMGGAGFPTHVKLSPKEPEKIEYVIVNAAECEPYITADYRRMLENGDKLVAGLKISLSLFPNAKGIIGIEDNKMDCVKHLQELTKDEPNIEVLALKTKYPQGAERQLIYATTGRAINSKMLPADAGCIVDNVETVISIYRAVAEGKPLTSRVVTITGQAITDPKNFLAPIGMNFNELIEAAGGYKSEPEKLISGGPMMGFAMYSTDCPVTKTSSALLAFTEDEVSRYAETACINCGRCVSVCPSRIVPSRLADYSQNGVPELFEKWEGLECIECGSCSFVCPAKRPLAQAIRSMKKTVIASKRK; encoded by the coding sequence ATGGCGTTATTGACATTCAAAGGCGGTGTCCACCCCTATGACGGTAAAGACTTATCCAAGGATAAACCCATCCTTGAAGTTCAGCCGAAGGGCAATCTGGTATATCCGCTGTCACAGCACATCGGCGCTCCGGCGAAACCAATCGTAGCCGTGGGCGACAGAGTACTGGTGAATCAGAAGATCGCCGAGGCCGGCGGATTTGTATCTGCGCCGGTGTATGCATCTGTTTCCGGTACCGTAAAGGCAATCGAGCCCAAGCTGGTAAGCACCGGATCTATGGTGAACTCCATCATCGTTGAGAATGATGGACAATATGAGGAGGCTGAAGGCCTTCCTGTGAAACCGCTGGAAGAGATGACAAGAGAGGAGAAGATCAACATTATCAAAGAAGCTGGTATTGTTGGTATGGGCGGTGCCGGATTCCCGACACATGTAAAGCTGTCTCCGAAGGAACCCGAGAAGATCGAGTATGTCATCGTCAATGCAGCTGAGTGTGAGCCTTACATCACAGCAGACTACAGAAGAATGCTGGAGAACGGCGACAAGCTGGTGGCAGGACTGAAGATTTCCTTAAGCCTGTTCCCGAATGCAAAGGGAATCATCGGCATTGAGGACAACAAGATGGATTGCGTGAAGCATCTGCAGGAGCTCACCAAAGACGAGCCCAACATCGAGGTGCTGGCACTGAAGACCAAGTACCCGCAGGGTGCTGAGCGTCAGCTGATCTATGCGACCACCGGACGCGCCATCAATTCCAAGATGCTCCCCGCTGATGCAGGATGTATCGTGGACAACGTAGAGACTGTTATTTCCATTTACCGTGCAGTGGCAGAGGGCAAGCCTCTGACTTCCCGTGTTGTGACCATCACCGGTCAGGCAATCACGGATCCGAAGAACTTCCTTGCACCGATCGGCATGAACTTCAACGAGCTGATCGAAGCTGCCGGCGGATACAAGAGCGAGCCTGAGAAGCTGATCTCCGGCGGACCGATGATGGGATTTGCTATGTACAGCACAGACTGTCCTGTAACAAAGACCTCTTCCGCACTGCTTGCTTTCACGGAGGATGAAGTATCCAGATATGCGGAGACCGCATGTATCAACTGCGGACGCTGTGTCAGTGTCTGCCCGTCCCGTATTGTTCCCTCCAGACTTGCGGATTATTCACAGAATGGAGTACCGGAGCTGTTTGAGAAATGGGAAGGCCTGGAATGTATCGAGTGCGGAAGCTGCAGCTTCGTATGTCCTGCTAAGCGCCCGCTGGCACAGGCAATCCGTTCCATGAAGAAAACAGTCATCGCAAGCAAGAGAAAATAA
- a CDS encoding bifunctional 4-hydroxy-3-methylbut-2-enyl diphosphate reductase/30S ribosomal protein S1 has translation MKTIRVAKTAGFCFGVERAVNKVYEQAARGVGPIYTFGPIIHNEEVVKDLEARGVQVLEDEEALSRVKEGTVIIRSHGVGRDVYRQLEAQGLTCVDATCPYVLKIHKIVEKESAAGRRIIIIGNAKHPEVEGIRGHSLTPVTIIESVQEARDFTADIDSKFCIVSQTTFNYNKFKELVEIISKKRYDVIVLNTICRATEERQTEAKAIAAVSDAMIVIGGSHSSNTQKLFEICKKECTNTYYIQTLVDLDLNQLQSIDNVGITAGASTPKKIIEEVQKGMSEVSFEQMLEESLKTIRTGEVVEGTVIGVKEDEIILNIGYKSDGIITRSEYTNDSSADLTKLVSVGDTMEAKVLKVNDGEGQVALTYKRLAAEKGSKRLEEAFENKEVLTAKVAQVLDGGLSVIIDESRIFIPASLVSDTYEKNLEKYAGQEIEFVITEFNPKRRRIIGDRKQLLVAKKAELQKELFERIHAGDVVEGTVKNVTDFGAFIDLGGADGLLHISEMSWGRVENPKKIFKVGEQVTVLIKDIHDDKIALSLKFPETNPWLHAAEKYAVGNVVEGRVARMTDFGAFVELEPGVDALLHVSQISREHVEKPSDVLKAGEVITAKVVDLNEADRKISLSMKALENAQEDRDEE, from the coding sequence ATGAAGACCATCCGGGTGGCAAAGACCGCCGGGTTCTGCTTCGGTGTGGAACGGGCGGTAAACAAAGTATATGAACAGGCGGCCAGGGGCGTCGGGCCCATCTATACGTTCGGACCCATCATCCACAACGAAGAGGTGGTGAAGGATCTGGAGGCCAGAGGCGTGCAGGTGCTGGAAGATGAGGAGGCACTTTCCCGGGTAAAGGAAGGGACGGTCATCATCCGTTCCCACGGGGTGGGCAGGGACGTGTACCGGCAGCTGGAAGCGCAGGGACTGACGTGCGTGGATGCCACCTGTCCCTATGTGCTGAAAATTCACAAAATTGTGGAGAAGGAGAGCGCGGCCGGCCGGCGGATCATCATCATCGGCAACGCAAAACACCCGGAAGTAGAGGGAATCCGGGGGCACAGCCTCACGCCGGTGACCATCATCGAATCGGTACAGGAGGCCCGGGATTTCACCGCGGATATAGATTCCAAATTCTGTATTGTTTCCCAAACGACATTTAACTACAATAAATTTAAAGAATTAGTTGAAATTATTTCGAAAAAGCGTTATGATGTAATTGTTTTAAATACGATTTGCCGAGCGACGGAAGAACGCCAGACGGAGGCAAAAGCCATTGCGGCCGTGTCGGATGCCATGATCGTCATCGGAGGAAGCCACAGCTCGAATACGCAGAAACTATTTGAAATATGTAAAAAGGAATGCACCAATACTTACTATATACAAACACTTGTTGACTTGGATCTAAACCAATTACAGTCCATCGATAATGTAGGTATTACCGCAGGGGCATCCACCCCAAAGAAAATAATTGAGGAGGTTCAAAAAGGAATGTCAGAAGTTAGTTTTGAACAAATGCTGGAGGAATCATTAAAAACAATACGTACAGGAGAGGTAGTCGAAGGCACGGTTATCGGTGTGAAAGAAGATGAGATCATCTTAAATATTGGTTACAAGTCAGACGGTATCATTACCCGCAGCGAGTATACGAACGATTCCAGTGCTGATCTTACCAAGCTTGTTTCCGTTGGCGACACGATGGAAGCAAAAGTCCTGAAGGTAAACGACGGCGAGGGACAGGTTGCGCTGACCTACAAGCGTCTGGCAGCCGAGAAGGGCAGCAAGCGTCTGGAAGAAGCGTTTGAGAATAAAGAAGTGCTGACAGCCAAGGTTGCACAGGTACTGGACGGCGGCTTAAGCGTGATCATTGATGAGTCCCGGATCTTCATCCCGGCAAGCCTCGTATCCGACACATACGAGAAGAACCTGGAGAAGTACGCAGGACAGGAGATTGAGTTCGTAATCACAGAGTTCAATCCGAAGAGAAGAAGAATTATCGGCGACCGCAAGCAGCTGCTTGTTGCCAAGAAGGCAGAGCTGCAGAAGGAACTGTTTGAGCGCATCCATGCAGGCGATGTGGTTGAGGGAACTGTCAAGAACGTGACAGACTTCGGCGCATTCATCGACCTGGGTGGTGCTGATGGACTGCTCCACATCTCCGAGATGTCCTGGGGCAGAGTTGAAAATCCGAAGAAGATCTTCAAGGTTGGCGAGCAGGTAACTGTTCTCATCAAGGATATCCATGATGACAAGATCGCCCTGAGCTTGAAGTTCCCGGAGACCAATCCTTGGTTACACGCTGCTGAGAAGTATGCAGTAGGCAACGTGGTAGAGGGAAGAGTTGCACGTATGACAGACTTCGGCGCATTCGTAGAGCTGGAGCCCGGCGTAGACGCACTGCTTCATGTTTCCCAGATCTCCAGAGAGCATGTGGAGAAGCCGTCTGATGTTCTGAAGGCAGGCGAGGTGATCACAGCCAAGGTTGTAGATCTGAACGAGGCTGACAGAAAGATCAGCCTGAGCATGAAGGCTCTTGAGAACGCACAGGAAGACAGAGACGAAGAGTAA
- the cmk gene encoding (d)CMP kinase, producing the protein MGFNIAIDGPAGAGKSTIAKKVSGELSYIYVDTGAMYRAMALYVAQQGIDPKDQEALSRECVHADITIAYENGEQVVLLDGKNVNDRIRTEAVSSMASVTSVNPDVRKKLMVLQQKLAREKDVVMDGRDIGTCVLPDANLKIYLTASVETRARRRFLEYEEKGIPAVLEEIEEEIRIRDDRDMHRDTAPLVQAKDAVFIDSSHMTIEEVTEEIIRLAKERGA; encoded by the coding sequence ATGGGATTTAACATCGCCATTGACGGACCGGCGGGAGCCGGAAAAAGCACGATAGCAAAGAAGGTTTCGGGAGAATTATCCTATATATATGTGGACACGGGCGCCATGTACCGCGCCATGGCCTTGTATGTGGCGCAGCAGGGCATCGACCCGAAGGATCAGGAGGCACTGAGCCGGGAATGTGTCCATGCGGACATCACCATTGCCTATGAGAATGGCGAGCAGGTTGTTTTGCTGGACGGAAAAAATGTGAACGACCGGATCCGGACAGAAGCGGTGAGCAGCATGGCTTCCGTCACTTCCGTGAACCCGGATGTGCGAAAGAAGCTGATGGTGCTGCAGCAGAAGCTGGCCCGAGAAAAGGATGTGGTCATGGATGGCCGGGACATCGGCACCTGCGTGCTGCCGGATGCCAACCTGAAGATCTATCTCACCGCCAGTGTGGAGACGAGAGCCAGACGCCGGTTCCTGGAATATGAGGAAAAAGGAATTCCGGCCGTACTGGAAGAGATCGAGGAAGAGATCCGCATCCGGGATGACCGGGATATGCACCGGGATACCGCGCCCCTGGTGCAGGCGAAGGACGCCGTGTTCATCGATTCCTCCCATATGACCATTGAAGAGGTGACGGAGGAGATCATCCGTCTGGCAAAGGAGCGGGGCGCATGA
- a CDS encoding NAD(P)/FAD-dependent oxidoreductase has translation MGKAIIIGGGAAGMYAAIAAADNGCEVHLYEKNEKLGKKLFITGKGRCNLTNACDVETLLRNQCRNEKFLYSAFRACTSQDVMAFFEEEGLTIKTERGNRVFPASDHSSDVIRTLEKAMRRRGVRVHLHTEVKDILTDENGVTGVRLMGGHEEHADYVAVAAGGSSYASTGSDGSGIRLARACGVDVTEVFPALVPLETEEDWPKELMGLSLRNVSLQAVQNGKVLYEELGEMLFTHFGVSGPLVLSASSYVTDRLGKELVTLTVDLKPALSEKTLDARILRDFDAGKNKQFKNVLGHLLPAKMIPVMIRLSGIDPDKPVNLVTKQEREVLVHLFKHLPMTVKSPRGFAEAIITKGGVSVKEIRPGNMECKKIPGLYFIGEVLDLDALTGGFNLQVAWATGAAAGRSMY, from the coding sequence ATGGGAAAAGCAATCATCATCGGCGGCGGCGCGGCGGGGATGTACGCGGCCATTGCGGCGGCGGACAACGGCTGTGAGGTGCACCTGTATGAGAAAAATGAAAAACTGGGCAAGAAGCTTTTTATCACGGGAAAAGGGCGGTGCAATCTGACCAACGCCTGCGATGTGGAGACGCTGCTGCGCAATCAGTGCCGGAATGAGAAATTTCTGTACAGTGCCTTTCGCGCCTGCACCAGCCAGGATGTGATGGCCTTTTTTGAGGAAGAAGGACTGACCATCAAGACTGAGCGGGGCAACCGGGTGTTTCCGGCATCCGACCATTCCTCGGATGTGATCCGGACGCTGGAGAAGGCCATGCGCCGCAGAGGCGTGCGCGTCCATCTGCACACGGAGGTGAAGGACATCCTCACAGATGAAAACGGCGTCACCGGTGTGCGGCTCATGGGTGGCCATGAAGAGCATGCAGATTATGTGGCGGTGGCGGCGGGCGGCAGTTCTTACGCGTCCACCGGCTCCGACGGCAGCGGCATCCGTCTGGCGAGGGCATGCGGCGTGGATGTGACGGAGGTTTTTCCGGCGCTGGTGCCGCTGGAGACAGAGGAGGACTGGCCAAAAGAGCTGATGGGCCTGTCTCTTCGAAATGTATCCCTGCAGGCCGTGCAGAACGGCAAAGTGCTCTATGAGGAGTTAGGAGAAATGCTCTTCACCCATTTCGGTGTCAGCGGGCCTCTGGTGTTGAGCGCCAGCAGTTATGTGACCGATCGCCTGGGAAAAGAACTGGTCACTCTCACCGTGGATCTGAAACCGGCGCTGTCGGAGAAGACGCTGGACGCCCGGATTCTGCGGGATTTTGATGCCGGAAAGAATAAACAGTTTAAAAATGTGCTGGGCCATTTGCTGCCGGCAAAAATGATCCCGGTGATGATCCGCCTGTCCGGCATTGATCCGGACAAGCCGGTGAACCTGGTGACAAAGCAGGAGCGGGAAGTGCTGGTGCATCTGTTCAAGCATCTGCCCATGACGGTAAAAAGCCCCAGAGGGTTTGCGGAAGCCATCATCACCAAGGGCGGCGTCTCTGTGAAGGAGATCCGGCCGGGCAATATGGAATGCAAGAAGATTCCGGGACTTTACTTTATCGGGGAAGTGCTGGATCTGGATGCCCTGACCGGCGGCTTTAACCTGCAGGTGGCCTGGGCCACCGGTGCAGCGGCGGGACGGAGCATGTATTAA
- a CDS encoding MurR/RpiR family transcriptional regulator, whose product MSNTNELLNRINSSYAKLSKGQKRLSAYITDNYDKAAFWTAEKLGEEVGVSESTVVRFAIRLGYKGYPEFQKALGELVRTKLNTAQRVEAACGRMPESQVLSSVLREDMEKIQTTLDTIDETAFEAAVDTILHARRVYVIGIRSCEPLAAFLTFYLNLVIDDVRCIRTNSASEIFEQMLRINQEDVLIGISFPRYSMRTLKALEYANDRNAKVITITDSIHSPMNLYSSCNLIAASDTASIADSLVAPLSVIHALIAALCMKRQAAVVGTLEDLEKIWDEYQVYTNDEIDPLDDSIRFGFRKD is encoded by the coding sequence ATGTCGAACACAAATGAATTACTGAACCGCATCAATAGCAGCTATGCGAAGCTGAGCAAGGGGCAGAAGCGGCTGTCGGCTTACATTACCGATAACTATGACAAAGCGGCCTTCTGGACGGCAGAAAAGCTGGGAGAAGAGGTGGGCGTCAGCGAGTCCACCGTGGTCCGCTTTGCCATCCGGCTGGGCTACAAGGGCTACCCGGAGTTTCAGAAAGCACTGGGAGAGCTGGTGCGCACGAAGCTGAACACCGCCCAGCGGGTGGAGGCGGCCTGCGGGCGGATGCCGGAGAGCCAGGTGCTGTCCAGCGTGCTCCGGGAGGATATGGAGAAGATCCAGACGACACTGGATACCATCGATGAGACGGCCTTTGAGGCGGCGGTGGATACGATCCTGCATGCCAGACGGGTGTATGTTATCGGTATCCGGAGCTGTGAGCCGCTGGCGGCGTTTCTGACCTTCTATTTGAACCTGGTCATCGACGATGTGCGGTGCATCCGCACCAACAGCGCCAGTGAGATTTTTGAACAGATGCTGCGGATCAACCAGGAGGATGTGCTCATCGGCATCAGCTTTCCCCGGTATTCTATGCGGACGCTGAAAGCACTGGAATATGCCAACGACCGGAATGCCAAGGTCATCACCATCACCGACAGCATCCATTCCCCCATGAACCTGTATTCCTCCTGCAATCTCATTGCAGCCAGTGACACGGCGTCCATCGCAGATTCCCTGGTGGCCCCGTTGAGCGTTATCCATGCGCTGATCGCGGCACTGTGCATGAAACGGCAGGCAGCGGTGGTGGGCACATTGGAGGATCTGGAGAAGATCTGGGACGAGTATCAGGTGTATACCAATGACGAGATCGATCCGCTGGATGACAGCATCCGGTTCGGATTTCGAAAGGATTGA
- a CDS encoding D-alanyl-D-alanine carboxypeptidase family protein, protein MYDRVSSPAETFREGSGEPRQELTLYARSAVLMDADTGRILYDKDGETPMPMASTTKIMTLITALELAQEGEIAEASAYAAGQSKVRLGMQAGEQFYLSDLYYSLMLESHNDTAVCIAETIGRRLLKEGERGQVSDEQESNAPKTGNQAHSIDSKTAVHAFVSKMNEKAATLGLSHTYFVTPNGLDGEEELADGTKKAHSTTAAELAAILRYCIIESPKREEFLAITRTASYTFSDVAGKRSFSCTNHNQFLHMMEGALTGKTGFTAKAGYCYVGALQREKRTFIVALLACGWPNNKTYKWADTRTLMQYGLDHYTYRDVYEKNWQPEPVAVTGGAPADGMWVRPQTVPTELLVPAEEQTLPVLLGPEESVKVVYEGKRQIAAPVKKGTEVGRLRYVLGDLVLAEYPVYTANSVEVCDFSWCFTRVLGKYLLVYSRGGSML, encoded by the coding sequence ATGTATGACAGGGTATCATCCCCGGCGGAGACTTTCCGGGAAGGAAGCGGGGAACCCCGGCAGGAGCTGACACTGTACGCCCGGTCTGCGGTTCTGATGGATGCAGACACCGGGCGTATTCTTTATGATAAGGATGGGGAGACGCCCATGCCTATGGCCAGTACCACGAAGATCATGACGCTGATCACGGCGCTGGAGTTGGCACAGGAAGGGGAGATCGCCGAGGCTTCCGCCTATGCGGCGGGACAGTCCAAGGTGCGGCTGGGCATGCAGGCGGGAGAGCAGTTTTATCTTTCTGATCTCTATTATTCCCTGATGCTGGAATCCCACAACGACACGGCGGTGTGCATTGCGGAGACCATCGGGAGACGGTTACTGAAAGAAGGAGAGCGCGGGCAGGTATCGGATGAGCAGGAATCAAATGCGCCAAAGACCGGGAACCAGGCGCATTCAATAGATAGTAAAACCGCCGTGCACGCCTTTGTGTCCAAAATGAATGAAAAGGCCGCCACGCTGGGCCTGTCCCACACGTATTTCGTCACGCCCAACGGGCTGGACGGGGAGGAAGAACTGGCGGATGGCACGAAGAAGGCCCACAGCACCACAGCGGCGGAGCTGGCGGCGATCCTGCGGTACTGCATCATAGAATCTCCCAAACGGGAGGAATTTCTTGCCATTACCCGGACTGCCTCCTATACGTTTTCGGATGTGGCGGGAAAACGAAGCTTTTCCTGTACGAACCACAATCAGTTTCTGCACATGATGGAAGGCGCCCTTACCGGGAAAACGGGATTTACAGCAAAGGCGGGCTACTGCTATGTGGGAGCGCTGCAGCGGGAGAAGCGGACATTCATCGTGGCGCTTCTGGCCTGCGGCTGGCCTAACAACAAAACGTATAAATGGGCGGATACGAGAACGCTCATGCAGTACGGGCTGGATCATTATACATACCGGGATGTGTACGAGAAAAACTGGCAGCCGGAGCCGGTTGCGGTGACCGGCGGAGCGCCTGCAGATGGCATGTGGGTGCGGCCGCAGACGGTGCCGACAGAGCTTCTGGTGCCGGCGGAGGAACAGACACTGCCGGTGCTGCTCGGGCCGGAGGAATCAGTGAAAGTGGTCTATGAGGGAAAACGGCAGATAGCCGCACCGGTAAAAAAGGGCACAGAGGTGGGAAGACTGCGCTATGTGCTGGGCGATCTGGTGCTGGCAGAATATCCGGTGTACACCGCCAACAGCGTCGAAGTCTGTGACTTTTCCTGGTGTTTTACCCGGGTGCTGGGAAAATATCTGCTCGTTTACAGCCGGGGCGGATCTATGCTATAA